A stretch of Helicobacter pylori DNA encodes these proteins:
- a CDS encoding DUF448 domain-containing protein yields the protein MRKTEIKIRMCVACRMRQPQKDLLRLKSFDNQIMEFDGKGRSFYVCGNCLKNGEKKLLKAVSKIKNAPKDTKNIITWIKERSIA from the coding sequence TTGAGAAAGACTGAAATTAAAATCCGCATGTGTGTGGCGTGCAGAATGCGCCAACCCCAAAAGGATTTGTTGCGTTTGAAAAGTTTTGACAATCAAATCATGGAGTTTGATGGTAAAGGCCGTAGTTTTTATGTGTGTGGAAATTGTTTGAAAAATGGAGAAAAAAAGTTGTTGAAAGCGGTTTCAAAAATAAAGAATGCCCCAAAAGATACCAAAAATATCATTACTTGGATTAAGGAGAGAAGCATAGCATGA